The following nucleotide sequence is from Scheffersomyces stipitis CBS 6054 chromosome 4, complete sequence.
CGCAAGAAATCTCCGCGACGGGGAATTGAACCCCGGTCTACCACGCGACAAGCGGTAATTCTAGCCACTAAACTATCACGGAtgatttgttgaagggGAATTCAGAAAACGCTTCAGAACATCATTTAATCACGCCATTTTTATCACGTGAATTTTATGATTTTTTACATTAAACCACTAACCATAAGCATTAAATCAACTGGAGAGACATCCAGCGGTTCTATTTGGTTAGACATTTGAAGTGAAGCCTTTTGAGATCCGAAATAACCTAAAATTGATAGAAATGTGTATGCCCATGTCGCAAATATTGATCCGATGGGCCTAGTCCACACATGCCAATGAACACAGCAATTCAGAGACATTCTTCTAGGCAAAACCTTCAAATACTGATGAATAACATGTCCAGTCACGTTAAAATCTCACTGACTGTCTGGTTGTCCGATGCTATATCTTTTATGGCCCACGAAGGATAGTTTAACTTCAAACTAAGACATTTCCAACACGTGACCAACCAAGTACAGGAATCGtaaatggctgcaaatgatgataatgaaatgGACCCTTTGGAGTCTACAGTCAGCTCATCAGATTCACAggaacaacaagatctctCTTATCCTAACTTGAAAGAATTCAGAAAGATCAAAACAAAATAGCAAACTTATTaaacttcaaaaaaatatgaaaaattggaaaaagCTGATAAAAGAGGAGTTTATAACCGATTTCTTGATAACCAGAAATTACAAATTTTGGGATCTTTCAGAAATCTTGGCCGTGATCCAACAGTATAATACTAAAGAGGACTACTTTCACAACTCCAGTTTGTTAAATCGGCAAATTCCCATTATCTCAATGAACTGTTAACTGGACTGAACGACATTAACGACTTAAAGCTTGAAGCCCAGTCTTTTAAGACTCCAGTCTTACCACTTTCCACTGCCAACATCTTTCCTCTAAGTATTTCATGAAAAGTCATTTGGAGTACTCTCTTGGCATAGACTTCATACTGATCTAAAGATGTACCAAGTCACGGGAAAGTATATCTGAAGAACGCGAAATCCACCCCAGACGAAAAGGCTTGAGCTTGGTTAGGGGTATGGTTTCAACTTACGATACATAATAGCATTAGTTGGGCTACTGAACAGGTTATTGCTGGTATTATCCTTTGAATAAAGATTTAGTTTTACGAAATATTTTGTTTTTACAAGGAATTTTAAGAAGTGGAAATTGCGATCGCAGTTCAACTTTTTTACCACATTATAAACTATTCCTCTAATCCACACCAAATGTTTGGAAGAACCCAAAGGATACCACCAATTCATATTTCCTAATACTGttttgatttgtttgaCGAATCACCCTtagaaatttgaaaaaaaagCCAGAAATCTGAAAGGGAGAGAATAATATCACCAATACAATTTCCAGTAATCTGCAGCATAGCAATTGGGCGGTTGGTGTAGTGGTTAACATATCTGCCTTCCAAGCAGGTGACATGGGTTCGATTCCCGTACCGCTCATAGAATATTTGCTCTAGTGACATGATTTTTTGCCCCAGTTTTCGACGAAGGTAGTTGCCGGGGAAATGTAAGGCCAGGTTGTTCACGATGTGGTAGCGCCGAGAacttttttgcaatttttttACTCTTGCGATATACAGGATGGTTGCAGAGTTTGAAGGCACAGAACTGGAAAAGGCTGCCAGCTATTAGTAATTATCAACTGTTGCTTGTGTATTCGGACTCTCTCTGATCGATTTCAAGTTTTGCCATCCATGTGAACTAAACCGCTTTGTAGAGAGAGGCTCTCTaatttcattctttcttaTACTTGCAATCTCGCGGTGCTCACTAATCTCTCGCAATTTTCCCTGgccattttctttattctcACTAGAGCCTCATAAATTCCTACTTCACTCTCCCTAAACTTCTGTTTTTCTCGCTACTGACTCAtttttctcgctatttctTTCTGCATACACAAATTCTCACTAATTGCTGTAGTCACTAAAGGCTCTTCGCACAATAGATTAcctaatttttcagttctttCACAACCAACAATTCCACACACATTCTCCCTTTCATAGTGCAACCAGAGTATATGACAGTGTTGTATGTATAGACGTGTCCTGAAACTACTAGTAACCTGTCTGGCCACTTTCTCCGTCTCAATTCCATTTGCCACCTTTTCCAGACATATCTCCCATCTGATGAAAAGACCGATCCAAACCACCATCACTCTCTCTGAGACAGAGGCCAAAATCCagaacttgttggtggATTACTGTCGCCATCACAGCGAGACATATCCCAACAAGTTTCCGCTTGAATTGCGCATCACAGGTGGCTGGGTCAGGGACAAGCTTTTGGGCAATCATAGCAATGACATCGACATCGCTGTAAATCACCAGTCTGGAGAGCAGTTTGCTTCCAATTTGCACGAATACTTGAGGGTGCACAATCCAGAATTGCATCTCAAGGCCATTCACACCATTAAGAAGAACCCCGAGAAATCAAAACACTTGGAGACATGTACTACTAAACTCTTTGGTATGGATATAGACTTTGTCAACTTAAGATCAGAGGAGTATTCTGACGATAGCAGAGTACCGATTATCAAATTTGGTACACCAGAAGAGGATGCCTACAGGAGGGATGCTACGCTCAACTCGctattcttcaacttgaacaagaacgaaattgaagattttaCAGGCAAAGGTCTTCAGGATTTACAAGATGGGGTATTGCGTACTCCCTTAGAGCCATTGCAGACATTCTTGGACGACCCATTACGTGTGCTTCGTCTCATTAGATTTGCCAGTagattcaatttcatcgTAGAGCCAAAGACTTTAGAAGCGATGACGAGTCCTGAGATCAGAGAATCCTTGACGACTAAGATCTCCAAAGAGAGAATCGAAGTCGAGTTGCTCAAGATTTTCACCAGTAAGAATCCAAGCTACGGGTTGCGGTTGATCAACTATGCCAATTTGTATAGCAGGATCTTCAGCACTGAAGAGTTGGTATTGGCTACGCCTGACGTAgtgaccaagttgaaagcATCTTGTGACGAAATCAGTGACCATGTTGCCCTAGCAGCCACTTTGCATCCCATCTTTGTAGACGTAGAAAGAACAATTCAAAACCACTTTGGCAGGGAATTCAAGCGGTTGTCGCTGATTTACGAGTATCATAACCCGTTCTGGCTCGCTGTAATTCTATTTCCATATCGTGGTTTGCGGTGCAAGCATCTCCCCAAAGACCGTGTGCCCTCTCCAGTagccaagatcttgatgaGAAATGGTCTCAAGACTAAGAACTATGACGTCGATATCGTCACCACCATTACTGATGAGTATGTAGAGTCCCGTGAAATCTTGGATCGATACTTTGCCAATCCGAAACTTGTCAAGCGATCTGAGATGGGGATGTACTTGAGaaagttcaagtcgttCGCTGATTTAAacatctttttcaattgctttaTTGATATTATGGAGAATTTAAAGACTTTGGGTGTATCCACCGTGGGACCAGTACCTGTTATTCCTGACGACGTCAGACACCACCCCGAGTTCGTGTACACGATCCAGAAGATCACGAACAAATACCTGGATTTCTTGGAATACATTGATGACGAAGGATTGCTGGATGCTGACAAGATCAAACCTCTTATCGATGGTACTAGATTGACCCAGGAATTGGGAGTGAAACCAGGGCCCTGGGTGACGCTAGTGACAGAAGAGATCTTGGTGTGGCAGCTTGATAACCCGGACAAGGGAGCGGATGAGTGTTTGGAATATATCAGGGATATAGCACAGAGGTATGTAGCTGAGGAACAGGCAAGAGTGGCAGAGTTGAAGGCAAAGAAGggcaagaagaaatagacaatAGATAGAGCATGGATACATAATACATAATACTAAAACAAGCATATACTACCTATTTGTAGTAGATATACGTAGAATTTTCTACTGATACTAGATGTTATAGGATACTAAATCAACATTGTTATGTGCTAATTGTGCTCATTCAAAGGTGTTACATTGTTAGAATATCAACTGTGAGGTAGagtttttcgcagccaacGCACAAAAttctcatagttaagcaGATGAATAACCACTGAATATGAGAACAAATACACCAAGAATAGTCAACGACGAGTACATACTGTTATACATTTCTATACATAAACTGAAATCAAGGCATGAATACACAGTACACGTACCTAATATGCTCTTGTGTATCTAATGGCATCGTACCACTGGACCACCCGCCGTTATCGCTCGTCATCCTCACGTGACCGATGATTCATTTTTTCGACAGTTGCAACTGGGTATAataatttccattttcaaataaTTTCaatccaatttttcattcattATCCACATATAATTCTCCATAGCTGGACCATGACGTCTGTCGAGAAGGTATCGATTCTCGGAGCCGAGACCATCCATGTGGGATACGGCATCCAGGACCACATTGTCCAGGAGGTAATTTCACATCTAGCCTCATCTACCTATGTGATTGTCACAGACACCAACATGGCCAGAACTACTCCGTTCACCAAGTTGCGTAACAAATTCGAAAGCAAACTTAAAGAATTACGTCCGGAGTCCCGTTTGCTTTTCTATTCAGTTTCACCAGGtgaaaacaacaaaaacaGAGAAACCAAGGCTGCTGTAGAAGACTTCTTATTGCAACAGGGATGTACCAGAGACACCGTAATTCTAGCTGTAGGAGGCGGAGTGATCGGGGACATGATTGGTTTTGTAGCTGCAACCTTTATGAGAGGGGTCAGAGTCGTTCAGGTTCCCACTAGTTTGTTAGCCATGGTTGACTCTTCTGTAGGTGGTAAGACTGCCATAGATACTCCATTGGGGAAGAACTTTGTAGGAGCATTCCACCAGCCGGAGTACGTCTTCGCAGATGTTTCGTTCTTGGAGACCTTACCAACTAGACAGTTCATCAACGGAATGGCTGAAGTCGTTAAGACGGCTGCGATCTGGAACGAAGAGGAATTCACTCGCTTGGAGaagttctccaagaagttccTCGCTGTAGTTTCTGCCAAAACCCCAGATTTAATCTCAATTAAGGAAGAGTTAGTCAAAACGGTACTTGAATCTATTCGTGTAAAGGCTTTTGTCGTTTCGTCCGATGAGAAGGAAACTGGCTTGAGAAACTTGCTTAACTTTGGTCATACAATTGGCCATGCAATTGAAGCCGTGTTGACACCCCAAGCTCTCCACGGTGAATGTGTTTCCATCGGTATGATCAAAGAAGCTGAGTTGGCACGTTATTTGGGTGTTTTGTCACCTGTAGCAGTCGCTAGATTGTCGAAGTGTCTTGTAGCTTATGGTTTACCTGTTTCTATCGACGAGAAAgactttttgaagaaggtggGAAACAAACGTCACAATGTGGAAATTgacatcttgttgaagaagatggctattgacaagaagaatgacGGTAGTAAGATTAGGTGTGTCATCCTCGAAGCCATCGGAAAGTGCTACCAGTTGAAGGCTCACCAAGTCTCCAAACAAGACTTGAGCTTTGTTCTCACAGATGAAGTATTGGTACATCCATTTGATGACAAATTGATTCCTAAGACTAACGTCGTCATTCCTCCAGGCTCCAAGTCCATCTCTAACAGAGCGTTGGTGTTAGCTGCCTTGGGTACTGGTACTGTcagaatcaagaacttgttgcaCTCTGACGATACCAAACACATGTTGGAGGCAGTTGCTTCTTTGAAGGGAGCTTCTATCTCTACCGAAGACAATGGTGAAACCATTGTCGTCACTGGAAATGGTGGAAAGCTCGTATCTTGCGACGAGCAATTGTACTTAGGTAACGCCGGTACAGCCTCCAGATTCTTGACTTCTGTTGCACCTCTCGTAGGTATTAACCCTCAATCTGGTGAACATGTAGTTTTAACAGGTAATGCCAGAATGCAGGAAAGGCCAATTGGACCTTTGGTGGACGCTTTGAGAGCCAATGGCTCGGAAATCGACTACCTCAACAAGGAAGGATCGTTACCATTGAAGGTTAAGGCAGGTAAGGGCTTGAACGGTGGAAGAATAGAGTTAGCTGCTACTATTTCGTCACAATACGTTTCTTCCATCTTGATGTGTGCTCCTTACGCCAATGAGCCGGTTACTTTGTCGCTCGTAGGAGGTAAGCCAATCTCGCAGTTGTACATCAACATGACGATTGCCATGATGAAGACGTTTGGGATTGTCGTGACCAAGTCCGAAACTGAAGAACACACTTACCACATTCCCCGTGGATCTTACGTAAACCCTAAGGAATACGTTATCGAATCAGATGCTTCTTCAGCTACTTACCCATTGGCTTTTGCTGCCTTGACAGGAACATCTTGTACGATTCCAAACATcggttcttcttctttacaGGGAGACGCAAGGtttgctgttgatgttttGAGACCTATGGGCTGTGAAGTGGTTCAGACTGCTACTTCCACTACTGTCACTGGTCCATCTGTAGGAAACTTGAAGCCTTTGCCCCATGTAGATATGGAGCCAATGACGGATGCTTTCCTTACTGCTTCTGTAGTCGCCGCTGTAGCCAAGAACGGCACGCAGTCTACCTCTATTACTGGTATCGCCAACCAGAGAGTGAAGGAATGTAATCGTATCGCCGCTATGGTATCTGAATTGGCCAAATTTGGTGTTGTAGCCAACGAGTTGCCAGACGGAATTGAAATCCATGGAATTTCACCAAATGACTTGGTTACCCCATCCACAGAAAAGCGTGGAATCAAAACTTTTGACGATCACAGAGTGGCCATGTCGTTTTCGCTTTTGGCTGGTTTGTGTAAGGATAAGGTACTCATTCAAGAAAGATCTTGTACTGGTAAGACCTGGCCGGGATGGTGGGACATCTTACACACCAAGTTCAAGGTTGCTATCGATGGCTACGAGCTTCCATTACAACACGAAGACAGTACTGCCTTGGTTGAAAAACATGGTAATGGTAAGAGAAGTATCATCGTTATTGGAATGAGAGGCGCTGGGAAGTCCACCTTGTCGAAGTGGATGGCTTCCTTCTTGGGCTTCAAGCTTGTAGACTTGGAcgatgttcttgaagaaaaaatTGGCACTGATATCAGGTCGTTTGTACAACAGCAAGGCTGGGAAGAATTCCGTAAGCAAGAAGCAATTGTAGCTAAAGAATCTTTCATTAAGTTCTCTGAAGGCTGTGTATTGTCTACTGGGGGTGGAATTGTAGAAGGCGAAGAGGCTAGAGAATCCTTAAAGAGCTATGTAAAGTCTGGTGGAATTGTCTTACACTTACATCGTGATTTGGACGAGACCGTTGTACTTCTTTCTGCGGACACAACTAGACCAGCCTACGTGGATGAAATCAAACAGGTTTGGTTACGTAGAGAAAATTGGTACCGTGAATGTTCTAACTATCACTTCTATTCAGCACATTGTTCCAGTGATGCCGAATTCAAGCACTTGCGAAACTCCTTCACTACTTACATCAAGACCATCACCGGCTTCCATGTGGCTCAGATTCCTAAGAAGAGGTCCTTCTACACTAGTTTGACGTTCTCTGACTTGACTGAAGTTGCTTCATCCTTGGAAGACATCTCCACAGGTTCTGATGCCATCGAATTAAGAGTTGACCTTTTGAAGGAAACGACTCATACTTTCGTTGCTGACCAAACTGCCATCTTGAGAAAGTCGACTAATCTTCCGATCATCTACACTATCAGAACAGAATCACAAGGAGGAAAGTTCCCCGACAACAAATTCGAAGAGCtcgaagagttgttggCTTTGGGTATTAAGTTAGGTGTGCAATACTTGGACCTTCAGTTAGACTTGCCTAATGACTTGCTTGAAAGAATTTTGGAATCGAAGAAGTTCACCAAGATCATTGCTTCCTACGTTGATGTTTCTGGCTCATTAAGATGGGATAACGTCGAATGGAAAAACAGATACAATCAGGGTGTTTCTCTTGGTGCTGACCTTGTCAAGTTGGTTGGAAGAGCCAATCTGTTCCAAGATAACTTGAGCTTGGAAGTATTCAGAGGCACCAGCACATTGAAGCCTTTAATTGCCTACAATGTTGGTGAAAAAGGTAAGTTGTCTAGAGTGTTGAACCCAAGATTGACTCCAGTTACTCACGCAAAGATTCCTGCCGAATCTGGTAACGAAGGAGCATTGGATGTCGCTCAGATCAACAAAGCGTACACTGACATTGGTGGCTTGTCAGAGAAGCACTTCTGGATTGTCGGCAACCCTGTTGGCCATAGTCGTTCTCCCAACTTGCACAATGCTGGctacaagaagttgaacttgccATACGTGTTTGACAGATTTGAGACATCTGATGCTGGAGAAGCATTTCAGAAATTgatcaaagaagacaagaactTCGGCGGTTTGGCTGTGACCATGCCCTTGAAGGTTGATATCATGAAATACACTGATAAGTTGTCTGATTCAGCTCAAGTTATTGGCGCTGTTAATACTGTGATTGAATTGGAGGGCGAACAAGGAAAGTATTTGGGTGAGAACACCGACTGGGTTGGTATTTCAGAGTCTTTTGTTAGGGATGGAATTCCCAACCTTGAAAACGTCAATGTCAACGGTTTGGTTGTCGGTGGTGGAGGCACTTCTCGTGCTGCTGTCTACGCTTTGCACCAATTaggttgcaaaaagatCTACATGCTCAATCGTACGGTTTCCAAGATTCAAgagattcagaagaacttcCCTGCTGAGTATAACATTGAAATTTTGGACAGtgttgaagctgttgaagCTGCACAACCTATCTCGTTGATTGTTTCTTGTATTCCAGCAGACAAGCCAATTGACgagcaattgttgaacaagctTGAGAGAGTATTGTACGTTGGAGGTGAAGCCAAGATTGGTGGATTCACCCCTTCCTTATTAGAAGCTTCCTACAAGCCCAGAGTTACTCCTATCATGAAGATCGCTCTGGAGAAGTATGAGTGGAACGTGATTCCTGGTGTGGAAATGTTGGTGAACCAAGGCATTACGCAATTTCAGTTGCACACTGGTTTTGTTGCCCCCTACGATGTGGTTCACGATGCTGTTGTGAACCAATGAAGTACTAGTATATACAAAAAGTTGATAAGACCATATACAATTATTCTATGAAAGCAGTAGTGAGGGGAAATAGTTTATACATTTTGCGCAAAGGTAGTCGATTTTTAGATTAAATGTTGAGAAGCTTCAGAGAAGTTAGAGGCCCTAACTGAAGAACTCAATAAGGAACTTGTTGACAAAAGGAATATGGTGATCGGGCTGCTCGGGCTGTGTATCAACTCAACATTGGGGGCATAGCCAAAATGGCTCAATGTCTGGTGGTAGGGATGACTCTCCCCCTCCTTTACGACTCATGGCATTAGGCAGGATTGGCTTCGAGGGGTTTATCCGCTGGCTGGTGGGGTAGAACGATAAAATGTAGAAAATTGTGAAAGGGTGGCACACTGATAGACAGTGTGGTCTGCAGAGGGAATGTGGTGAAATCGGGGAATGGgctgggtgcaaaaagGAGAAAGGCGATTGTGGTGTGGAAAATGTATTTTATACTGTGTGGATGGAGTTCTGAGAGTGGGGTGAGTTAGTGAGAGTCAGAAAGAGTGAGCGAAGTACACTAGTGAGAATTAAGATTTGTGAGACTTGAGGTCGGCCAGTGTTCATAAGGGTACATGAAAGCACGTGTGGCCAATAGTGACAGTGATAGTCAGAGTAATAATGGTGGTGAGAGTTAGAAAGTGAGAGTAGCACTGGTGATAAGCAATGAAAAAAGCGAAAGTTCCAGTCTGAGAGTTGGACAAAGCTCATATAGAATAGAATGCAAGTGAACGCGTGAAAGAGTGAGTCTCCAGTATGTATCACAACGTGCAAACTTCCGCTGGCTAGTGGTGATCTTCCTGCTGCGTTGTGGGCAACGTCCTTTCATTGACCAAAGTAGAAATGGTTCCGTACGGCTGCAAAATGTGGAATGCGATAAGATCTGATCTTCCTGGGTAGCCCAACAAAACTCAAGTCGGTGCAGAAAGGCTGGATTGGAAACGTTTCTATCTGGTGTCCCACATGTGGATGCTGCCAGAAAAGTTATCCATATCAACAGCTGCTGAGGATACTCCGATTCTCTCTGTTCATTCTATGCTCTACGGTCTCTCAGTATTGAtctcgctattttctcCCTACTGTCCTAATCCCCACTCCCATCTCTCGCTACAGCA
It contains:
- a CDS encoding pentafunctional arom polypeptide, shikimate 5-dehydrogenase (go_component cytoplasm~go_function shikimate kinase activity; ATP binding; 3-dehydroquinate dehydratase activity; shikimate 5-dehydrogenase activity; 3-dehydroquinate synthase activity~go_process amino acid biosynthesis; aromatic amino acid family biosynthesis; aromatic amino acid family biosynthesis, shikimate pathway), whose protein sequence is MTSVEKVSILGAETIHVGYGIQDHIVQEVISHLASSTYVIVTDTNMARTTPFTKLRNKFESKLKELRPESRLLFYSVSPGENNKNRETKAAVEDFLLQQGCTRDTVILAVGGGVIGDMIGFVAATFMRGVRVVQVPTSLLAMVDSSVGGKTAIDTPLGKNFVGAFHQPEYVFADVSFLETLPTRQFINGMAEVVKTAAIWNEEEFTRLEKFSKKFLAVVSAKTPDLISIKEELVKTVLESIRVKAFVVSSDEKETGLRNLLNFGHTIGHAIEAVLTPQALHGECVSIGMIKEAELARYLGVLSPVAVARLSKCLVAYGLPVSIDEKDFLKKVGNKRHNVEIDILLKKMAIDKKNDGSKIRCVILEAIGKCYQLKAHQVSKQDLSFVLTDEVLVHPFDDKLIPKTNVVIPPGSKSISNRALVLAALGTGTVRIKNLLHSDDTKHMLEAVASLKGASISTEDNGETIVVTGNGGKLVSCDEQLYLGNAGTASRFLTSVAPLVGINPQSGEHVVLTGNARMQERPIGPLVDALRANGSEIDYLNKEGSLPLKVKAGKGLNGGRIELAATISSQYVSSILMCAPYANEPVTLSLVGGKPISQLYINMTIAMMKTFGIVVTKSETEEHTYHIPRGSYVNPKEYVIESDASSATYPLAFAALTGTSCTIPNIGSSSLQGDARFAVDVLRPMGCEVVQTATSTTVTGPSVGNLKPLPHVDMEPMTDAFLTASVVAAVAKNGTQSTSITGIANQRVKECNRIAAMVSELAKFGVVANELPDGIEIHGISPNDLVTPSTEKRGIKTFDDHRVAMSFSLLAGLCKDKVLIQERSCTGKTWPGWWDILHTKFKVAIDGYELPLQHEDSTALVEKHGNGKRSIIVIGMRGAGKSTLSKWMASFLGFKLVDLDDVLEEKIGTDIRSFVQQQGWEEFRKQEAIVAKESFIKFSEGCVLSTGGGIVEGEEARESLKSYVKSGGIVLHLHRDLDETVVLLSADTTRPAYVDEIKQVWLRRENWYRECSNYHFYSAHCSSDAEFKHLRNSFTTYIKTITGFHVAQIPKKRSFYTSLTFSDLTEVASSLEDISTGSDAIELRVDLLKETTHTFVADQTAILRKSTNLPIIYTIRTESQGGKFPDNKFEELEELLALGIKLGVQYLDLQLDLPNDLLERILESKKFTKIIASYVDVSGSLRWDNVEWKNRYNQGVSLGADLVKLVGRANSFQDNLSLEVFRGTSTLKPLIAYNVGEKGKLSRVLNPRLTPVTHAKIPAESGNEGALDVAQINKAYTDIGGLSEKHFWIVGNPVGHSRSPNLHNAGYKKLNLPYVFDRFETSDAGEAFQKLIKEDKNFGGLAVTMPLKVDIMKYTDKLSDSAQVIGAVNTVIELEGEQGKYLGENTDWVGISESFVRDGIPNLENVNVNGLVVGGGGTSRAAVYALHQLGCKKIYMLNRTVSKIQEIQKNFPAEYNIEILDSVEAVEAAQPISLIVSCIPADKPIDEQLLNKLERVLYVGGEAKIGGFTPSLLEASYKPRVTPIMKIASEKYEWNVIPGVEMLVNQGITQFQLHTGFVAPYDVVHDAVVNQ
- a CDS encoding predicted protein (go_function RNA binding~go_process RNA processing); this translates as MKRPIQTTITLSETEAKIQNLLVDYCRHHSETYPNKFPLELRITGGWVRDKLLGNHSNDIDIAVNHQSGEQFASNLHEYLRVHNPELHLKAIHTIKKNPEKSKHLETCTTKLFGMDIDFVNLRSEEYSDDSRVPIIKFGTPEEDAYRRDATLNSLFFNLNKNEIEDFTGKGLQDLQDGVLRTPLEPLQTFLDDPLRVLRLIRFASRFNFIVEPKTLEAMTSPEIRESLTTKISKERIEVELLKIFTSKNPSYGLRLINYANLYSRIFSTEELVLATPDVVTKLKASCDEISDHVALAATLHPIFVDVERTIQNHFGREFKRLSSIYEYHNPFWLAVILFPYRGLRCKHLPKDRVPSPVAKILMRNGLKTKNYDVDIVTTITDEYVESREILDRYFANPKLVKRSEMGMYLRKFKSFADLNIFFNCFIDIMENLKTLGVSTVGPVPVIPDDVRHHPEFVYTIQKITNKYSDFLEYIDDEGLSDADKIKPLIDGTRLTQELGVKPGPWVTLVTEEILVWQLDNPDKGADECLEYIRDIAQRYVAEEQARVAELKAKKGKKK